The proteins below are encoded in one region of Cryptosporangium minutisporangium:
- a CDS encoding GGDEF domain-containing protein, with the protein MSSSRRIAARRRAALLLAALAVVATVLVLLACGWAVPAATLAGAAFSGGTVVLLWFHARLTAAAERLAALEDELHLAQTDPVTGLPVRRLAEQYLTDMTGRDFTIAIIDVDDLHAINATYSHEGGDAYLAAIAERLTETVPGGLVARLGGDEFLLATTCDSSRVADALAAAFERPATIGYDPEPLRVSIGLSRTRGGDPFYTCGEADRAMFAAKQSDRLVEFYHPDRDGLPGKRGVRPATRIRDQRSGRRLATD; encoded by the coding sequence ATGAGTTCCTCCCGCAGGATCGCAGCGCGTCGCCGCGCTGCCTTGCTGCTCGCCGCGCTCGCGGTCGTCGCGACCGTCCTGGTCCTTCTCGCCTGCGGCTGGGCGGTTCCGGCTGCGACGCTCGCCGGCGCGGCATTTAGCGGTGGCACTGTGGTGCTGCTCTGGTTCCACGCGCGGCTGACGGCGGCCGCCGAGCGGCTGGCCGCGCTGGAGGACGAACTCCACCTGGCCCAAACCGACCCGGTCACCGGCCTGCCCGTCCGCCGGCTGGCCGAGCAATACCTCACCGACATGACGGGGCGAGACTTCACGATCGCGATCATCGACGTCGACGACCTACACGCGATCAACGCCACCTACAGCCACGAGGGCGGCGACGCCTACCTCGCCGCGATCGCCGAGCGGCTGACCGAAACCGTCCCCGGTGGCCTGGTCGCCCGCCTCGGCGGTGATGAATTCCTCCTCGCCACCACCTGCGACTCGAGCCGCGTGGCCGACGCACTGGCCGCGGCGTTCGAACGCCCGGCGACGATCGGGTACGACCCCGAGCCGCTACGGGTGAGCATCGGCCTCAGCCGGACTCGCGGCGGCGACCCCTTTTACACCTGCGGGGAAGCCGATCGGGCGATGTTCGCCGCCAAACAGAGCGACCGCCTCGTCGAGTTCTACCACCCCGACCGCGACGGACTGCCCGGCAAGCGGGGCGTCCGTCCCGCCACCCGGATCCGTGACCAGCGTTCCGGCCGCCGACTGGCCACCGACTAA